The region CCAGGAACGGACACTGCCAGCGATCCGGGTGTCACCAATAACGTGGACACCACTCCAAAGAAAAACAAGGTAAgtccatatgtgacgttatctatgcaaagggaccttattgtcgatggcgcttacgccatgattaacgatgctccgatataaatacgcggccacgcgacgccgtgcggcgtaagcgccatcgacaataaggtcccttttcatagataatgccccattatCTAATTAAGTGAGCAACTGTCCATATTCACACGATTTCGTAACTTTTGTAAGATCCGTAGAAGCATCTTGGTAAACATTTGGATGTCTCggaaaatattttgtacagaatttgcaatgtaaatatttaatggtAGAAGCGAATAGAGAGGCATGCATATCTATTGCAATTTTATCATTTGCTGTGCGACATTTTATAAGGTACCGTAGTAAACGCAAAAGCTTATATTGTCACACATTGTcgcatttgtattttttataatttttttaattattatttttttgttcctcTCCTCATCCTATCCTACCATAGAGCGGAGGTTTTGGCCTATTCGGTAGTAAAAGAGAGAAATCGCCTAAAGAAGACAAATCCCCCAAGGACAAGTCTCCCAAACAAAAATCTCCTAAAGATAAAGATTCTAAGAGCAAAGATCCCAAAGGCAAAGTGGCGGTGCTCGATACATCTAACGAGAGCTCAAATCTCGATACCTCAAATGAAAAGAGTCCAGAAAAAGAAAAACCGGGCTTCACAAAACCTTACGAATACACGGACACTGAAAAGAGCCCATCTCGTACCAAACCCAAGCTCCAAGGAGCTTTCAGTTACGAAAAAGAACCTATTACAGACGAAAGACAGAGACAGCTTAACGACAGTCAAAGTCCGACGACGAGGAAAGCTGGACTCGCTTTCAATTATGCTCCCGGAGAAGATAAGAAGGTCGCTGAAAGCGCTGAGAAGAGAAAGACACCAGAAGACCCAAGCAAACTTAAAACTCCAGGCATTGACTATGTCCAGTCAGCAGCGCTTAAAGAACAAGCTAAAGCTAACGTCATCGATCCCACTTTAGCGCTATTAGATTCAGAAAGGGCACATCATGAAGTAGGCGCGCCTTTAGCTACTGTAATCCCAGCTGCCGCTCCTAAACCAGAAAACGAAATACAAGTCGTCATTATTACTGGAAGATACAATTCCAAGAACAAGAAACTTGACGATGCCAATGGTACAGTTCTTGTCGTCAAAGGAACGCTCGATAAAACTACAGGAAAAATCCAGACTGAAAGAGAAGTTATCGATACTAAGTCAGGACAAATTACATACACGAATCCTGCGACTGGTAAACAGGAGagcaaaaatggtcacgttgaTTCCAAGACTGGACATATCTTGTTTACTTCTAATGTCATTGATCCTAAAACTGGCAAACTTGACCCAACATTGGCTCAGCAATATTGCTTTGCTGAACAGGCTGCCGACAAAGTTGGAGCTAAACCAGGAAGAGAGGTCAACTTGGTCGTAATCACAAGCAAATATGACGGCAAGCACAAGAAACTAGATGCCGCGCACGGACACGTAGACGTTTCAAGAGCAGTAGTAGGCCCAGATGGCAAAGTTAGCTCCAATTATGGCATCATCGACTCGCGCACAGGCAAAATCGATTACATCGATCCGAAAACAGGGAAACAAGAACCTAAACAGGCGTACGTTGACCAGAAAACAGGCAATATCCTAGTCACGACAGGTGTTGCAGATCCTAAATCTGGTAAAGTCGATTCATCGCTTGGACAACAGTTCAGCATTGTTGAGAAAGATGCCACTAAGGCCAACAGGGAAGTCAGACTAGTTgttattacaagcaaatatgatCTTAAGAGCAAGAAACTAGACCCCAACTTCGCTCACGTTGACGCAGTTAAAGGCGTGCTAAGCGGTACCGACGGTAAGATTTACACTGACTACGGCATTATTGACCCAAGAACGGGCGATATTCAGGTCACTGACCCTAAGACTGGCAAACAAGAAACCAAACACGCCGTAGTCGATCCCAAGACAGGCAATATCCTTCTTCTATCGGGTGTGGTTGATCCTCGCACAGGACAACTTGATACGACTCTAGGACAACAATACAGCATTGTTGACAAACCTACTGACACATTCGCCTCATGCCCTGGAAAGGAGGTCCAGCTCGTTGCTGTCACAGCCAAATACGACTCTAAGAACAAGAAGTTAGACACACCTAACGGATTCGTGGAAACCTCGCGAGCTATCATCAGCGACAAAGACGGAAAAGTACATACCAATTTCGGTATTCTCGACCCTAACACCGGCAAAGTTCACTATACTGACCagaaaacaggcaagccggaaTCGAAACAAGCTGTCATTGATGCTAAGACAGGCAGCTTCATTGTAACCTCAGGCGTTATCGACCCGAAGACAGGCAAAACTGATTCATCTCTCGCCCAGCAACTTACAGTTGTCGATAAAGACGCACCTAAAGGCATCCCTGAGAGGCATGTTAACTTGGTCATTATCACCACCAAATATGACCCGAAGAACAAGAAACTAGACCTAACCAATGCTCATGTCGACAGCATACCTGGAACTGTCGGTACTGATGACAAAGTTCACACAGCGTTTGCTGTTGTCGATCCTAACACTGGTGAAATAACTGTAACTGATCCAGTGACAGGCAAACAAGAAGTTAAGAAGGCGTCTGTGGACCCGAAGACAGGCAATTTACTGCTTACTTCAGGAGTTGTGGATCCCAAGACAGGACAAATTGATCCTTCTTTGGGACAACAGATCAGCATTGTGGACAAGCCTAAAGACAAATTCGCTTCAGTGCCCGGCAAGGAAGTCCAGTTAGTCGTTGTCACGAGCAAATATGACTCCAAATACAAGAAACTAGACCACCCCAACGGTCACGTAGAAACGTCCAGAGGAATAATGACTTCAGATGGCAAGGTCCACACTAACTTCGGCGTGATTGATCCTAGGAGCGGAAAGATTGAACATGTTGACCCTAAGACAGGCAAACAAGAGATAAAACAAGCAGTCGCTGATCCCAAAACAGGACACCTACTTATCACATCCGGTGTCGTTGATCCAAGAACAGGCAAGACTGATTCGTCTCTCGCTCAACAACTCACTATCGTCGACAAAGACGCTAAGCCGCAAGAAAGAGAAGTCCGTTTAGTCATTATCACTTCCAAATATGATCCCAAGACTAAGAAATTAGACCCTAACGGTTATGTTGATTCAGTGAATGGCACTCTAGGTCCTGATGGTAAAGTTCATACATCGTTTGGTGTTGTCGACCCAGCTACTGGCGAAGTGGTCACCATCGATCCAGTGACGGGCAAACAGGACGTTAAGAAAGCCACCATTGATCCCAAAACTGGTAATCTACTGGTCACATCAGGAGTTTCTGACCCGAAGACTGGTCATGTCGATCCTACATTAGGACAGCAAATAAGCGTTGTGAACAAACCTAAAGACACGTTCACATCTGTGCCAGGAAAGGAAGTTCAATTGGTTGTCATCACTAGCAAATATGATCCTAAGACCAAGACTCTTGATAACAGCAACGGACATATTGACTCATCAAGAGGTATCAAAGCCGCTGATGGCAGAATCCATACTAATTACGGCATTATTGATCCCAAGACAGGAAAGATTGAGTGCGTCgatccaaaaacaggcaagacAGAACTCAAACACGCAACTTTCGATCCGAAGACAGGGCATCTCCTGCTTACATCGGGCGTGGTCGATCCGAAAACCGGAAAAGCAGATGCGTCACTCGCTCAACAGCTTAGCATTGTGGACAAGGATGTTAAACCACTAGAAAGGGAAATCCACTTGGTTATCATCACTACCAAATATGACCCGAAGACCAAGAAGATTGATCCTAGCCAAGGATACGTAGACACTGTCAGCGGAACTATCGGGCCTGATGGCAAAATCCGTACGGCTATCGGTGTCGTGGACCCGGCTACTGGAGAAATCGTCGTGACTAACCCGGCGACTGGCAAGCAGGAGGTCAAGAAAGCGCAGGTGGACCCCTCAACAGGCCATATGCTCGTCACTAGTCAAGTATTTGACCCAAGGACAGGCAAAGTCGACCCGACTTTGGCGCAGCAATTCAGCATCGTCAACAAGACGGTTACGCCTCATACGAAACCAGCGTCGGTCGGTGAGATCCGCCTAGTAATCGTGACGAGCAAATATGACCCAAGGACCAAGACAGTGGATGCTGGTGCTGGGACTATTGACGCCTCAAAGGGTTACGTCAGCGCCGAGGACGGAAAGATACACACCGACTTCGGTATCATAGACCCACGATCTGGACAGATACTCTACAGAGATCCCCTTACCGGCAAGCAAGAGCTGAAACAGGCAGACATCGACCCGAAAACGGGCAACTTCATCGTGACCACCGCGGTTGTAGACCCGAAGACAGGCAAGGTAGACCCCTCATTCGCTCAACAGTTGACGATTGTTGATAAGCAGAATGTGTTGGCTAAAGCACCACTAAGCGTTTCCCCCATGAGGCAAACCCCATCACCAGTCAAGACTCCTGCTTCCACGCCAGTCCATACACCGTTACAATCGCCCGTATCGAAATCCTCGCCAATCATCAGCCAAGTGCAAAGGACATCACCTACGGTTGCAACTATTCCTAAGACACCACCAGCTAAACCGACTACAGCTCCGCCGGCTCCTCCTCGAAGGAAGATTGTTAAGATCATGGTCATCTTCACCAGGATCGATCCTAAGACCAAGAAACCAGACTTACACACAGCTGAGGTTGAACACCTCACTGGTATTTTGGACCCTAACGGTGTGGTCGAGACTAAATATGGTGTTATTGACATTAACAAAGGCACCATCGTCGCTACTGATTCCGCTGGACAGCAACAACAAAGAAATGGCGTTATCCTACCCGAGACAGGACAAATCTTCATCAACTCTGGCGCGATTGATCCTAAAACCGGCAAAGTTGACCCCAACTTAGGTATGATTTTAAGCGTCACGAAACAAGATGACCCAGTTGTAGACATTACGGCCATCACTGGCCCTATCGACCCTGCTACACGCAAAGTAGATATTGACAACAGCACAGTTGAACTCACTAAGGGCAAAGTTGACGCTGAAACCGGTCACATCTCCACTAAATACGGAGTCATCGATCCATCTAATGAGGTTATCTTCGTTACGGACACTTTGGGAGGACAGGATAAGAAATCTATTAGTATTGATGAAAACACTGGTCTTATCACCTTAACTGGAGTTGCAGATCCGAAAACAGGCAAAGTAGATCCAAAACTGGGTCAACTCATTGTCGTTGGAACACATATCGACCCCGTTGTAGAAGTCACGACATTTGTTGGTAAGGTTGATTCGAAGAAAGGCCTCATTGAACCCAAACATTCCGTCATCGAAAGCACAACCGGTCAATTTAATCCCGACACTAACAAGATTGACACAAAATACGGTCAAATCGATCTGGTTAAAGGCACCGTCACATATAACGATCCCAAGACAGGCAAGCTGGAAAGCAAGGAAGTTAAAGTTGATCCTGTTACCGGCCAACTTTTACTACGCAGTGGACAAGTCAACCCCAAATCTGGAAAGCCAGATAAGGACATCGGCAGGCTTATTTGCCTGAGGATAATCCAAACTAAAGTCGACCCAGTCTCAGGCAAGCAAATCGTATCCAACGAACCCAAGAACGTTAAGGTTGATCCCAAAACCAACCAGATCTGGACCGCTGGGCCGAAAGACCCTACAACTGGAGATATTATGTACACCGCTGGACAAATCGACCCCGTCACCGGTTATATCATCACGATCTACGGTCGTCTGGACCCGAAGACTGGAAACATAGTGAGGGCACATGAAATCGACAGGTCGCTTATCAAGGTCGATCCGATTAGTGGACAAATCTATACTGCTACCGGTCAAGTCGATGAAGACAACCAACCTTTGTATTCCGCTTCTCAAGTAGATCCATCCACAGGAGAAATCTACACGAAAGTCAGCAAAATCGATCCGAAGACCGGCAGGTTGGTAATAGTGAAGATTTACATCATAACGCAGAAAGACGAGAAAGGACGCGTCAAGGAAGTCGATCCTAAAGAATGCACCATTGATGAAACAACAGGCAGAATCATTACAACAAAGACTGTCTACTTGTATCAAATCATTGACCCGATCACTGGCGAAACAATCGACGTAGACCCAGACGATCCAAGACTCAAAGGCGCAAGAACCACTGTCACGCAAACCATGACGTTATCAGGCAAGATAGATCCAGTCACCGGCAGAATCAAGACGGAATACGGAGATATCGACCCAGATACGGGAGATATAGACCCGAGCACCGCCGTCAGAGACCCGGTTACCggacaactaatattacattaCTCACAAATAGATCCCTCGCACTTCGAAGACAAGAGCGGTAACTACACGATAGAAAAGGAAACTCAAGATCTCCCAGCCACTATTGATATCCAGAAAGTCAATACCCATAAATTCTCAACGTTCGGCAAAGACGAAAGCCCTGTGAGAGGTGACGAGCCCAAGACATTCACAGAGTTCACAACGAGCGAGCATATAACGCACCAAGGCTACGTGTCGTCAAACACCCCTCTATCCTCAAAGATCCCCGTCTCGCAGCGAGCCAAGAAGACCCCCACCCCGCCCGTCGTCGTCAAGACCACCACCAAACAGCTCCTGACCAAGAATGACGATGGCGTCACGCATAATGTCGAGCAAGAGGTCGAGAACCTTGGCACCGGCGAGGTCACATTCTCCACACACACCAATAAGGTTCGTTTATGATTTTGTACCCTCATTTTCTCATACCAGGCCAGACGCCATTTTTAATCAAGTCTCATTTCATCGTTTTGTTGTCATTGTCACGTGTGGcctatttaatttactttttaattttcccCCCTTTTTTCAAGCTTAGAGAAGCCTGTCTTAGTAAATGTGTTCAATAATTGTGTAAATAGTTTTGATGCATGCTAGTCTAACCCTTAACTTTAGGCGGAAAGCCTAGAGCCGATGGAGACCGGAAAGAGCCCGTACGTCACGGCGAGGGCCGTCACCACCAGGACGGCGACGACGCACCACGATCTCGACACCAAGGCGAAGACCCAGCAGATGGAAGAGAAAACAGTAGCACATACCCTAACTTCGTCAGCCACCAGGCAAGAACAGCGAGTTTTGACGCAGGAAGTCAAAACTATGGTCACTACTGGCGATAAGGTAATTGACAACCCTAATTGACACTACCATTGGACGGTTCTTGCATGCGTTTGTATCATATTGTTTctgatttgtttttaatatcatttgaaTTCAGTTACGATTTAATTTTGTCATCATTGTGACTGCTCTTTCATAAAATTTAAAGGATCGATCTTATGAAAGCTTAAAGCTGAAAGAACTTACGAAGTTTGTTTACATCTAGTAAATGGTTTTCAAATGTCTAAAGTCAGCTATAATTTAAACGTTTCTTTCGAATGTCTAAAGTCAActatacttttaatttaaacttttctCATAGGAAAATGTTTACAAGTTTTGGTATGCTCGGTCCTTGAGTCTGTTTTTGGTTAACATCATTGAAACAGCATTCTTGCACGACATTTATTTTGTTCTAattttcgtttttttattttttttccatctcAAATCAACTCCGACCGGTTAACGCACGATCCtgaatgaaaactgaatggtctTGATTTTCACTCCGAACCTAACCTGAACACTTCGTAATTGTGATAACTCCATCCATTTCGCCACAACGGCACAATTTTTCCACCACATCGGTGTTTTAAACATCACATCCTCGGTGTTTTACATCCTAATGTTTCAAACATTTTCATTCTGGGTGTTTCACAACACGAACCTTACACTAAACTCGAATGAttccaaaaaaatcttaaaCACTTCATTGTAACGGTGAATCACAAACTCTTGATACCCGTGATCCTTCATTAACCATCCCGAATATCTCCCAACGTGCCCGAATCCCCCCGAATGGAATGCCTAACATCGCGTGGCTTGCAACAGCATCAGATAACACGACGCGGCTCAGAGAGCTCAATCTCTAGCGGAGATTCCGGCACACCCATCGATTTCGAAGAAGGCGCCGGGGAAGGTCACTACTACACCACCGTAAGTTCTAGCGCATAAGGTTTAGTTTCCAACTACACAGTGTAGAGTCATATGTAGAGTCTACACCAGTAAGGTACCTTTTTGAAGCATGGTTTGAAGTGCATGATCTTTCAATAGAGTAACAGTAGAAATGTGTTCTCTTGTGAGCTTTCAATCAGTTTTTGCATTAGAGTTTGATTTTGCACTGCACTATAataggtataaaatatgtgtGGTTTAGTCACAGATGACGAAATACTGAAACCAGGTAAGAAAAAGAAGGTACTGCGATCGTATGGTGTTGATAGAATCCTAGTTTCACCGGCTTATTTTGTGAATTAGTTACCCACTCAAGTAAAGGACATGATGATTGATTGTACCTGATTTTTTCTGGcgagattataaaaaaaaaagaatttcatATGCCATTGTCATCAGAACCTATGTTAGACAAATTCCAACTCAATGTAACTCCAAAATAGGTCAAAATTAACCTAGATttagtataaaaatatattttatacagcTTCAAGTGATTGAGGATGAAGATTTTAATATGTCGTTATGGTTCAGGAACCCGGATCGTATAGGACAACCACCACGACCAGCGTAATGGGCAACGCTCCGTTCGGCAGCATGGTCCACGGGGCCACCACAAAGGTAAGAATGTTAAATACACTCTGAGCTATCAgccgtttcaatatctaatacatgacgtatcttattgttcgaatacggctgtacAAATCTCTATTTAAAACGGATCAGTTacgtaattattatatatattcaaCTGAGTCATAAATAACATTATACAGATgaagtgcataattgttttccatcgtattttctcggaaacgttcgtgtttgtcatgctagttcagtcaatgtcagtactttttagggttccgtagccaaatggcaaaaaacggaacccttatagattagtcatgtctgtctgtctgtttgtctgtccgtctgtccgtccgtatgtcacagtcacttttctccgaaactataagaactatactgttgaaacttggtaagtagatgtattctgtgaaccgcataaataaacaacacacacacacaaaaatagaaaaaaaaaacaataaatttttggggttccccatacttagaactgaaactcaaattttttttttttcattagacccatacgtgtggggtatctatggataggtcttcaaaaatgatattgaggtttttaatatcatttttttctaaactgaatagtttgcgcgagagacacttccaaagtggtaaaatgtgtgtccccccccctgtaacttctaaaataacagaatgataaaactaaaaaaaatatatgatgtacattaccatgtaaacttccaccgaaaattggtttgaacgagatctagtaagtagttttttttaatacgtcataaatcgcctaaatacggaacccttcatgggcgagtccgactcgcacttggccgctttttgtaccgagactgactgaaacagcaagacacgttcgtaagtttccgtgaaaatacgaatcTGTAGTACTTTTCGATACaaatgcgaaaagtaggaaattcgcaacgagtggcgataaattcaaACACGAACGAAGGGAGTGTTATAAATCAACACGAGTCGAATTagctattcgcacatgtatcttacaacgttttacagtacatatgtatggcgctttaaattttcgacatagtgttgtaatgtgctaattatcgcactagtgcggtaaagtagcaccaaatgtaccttggaggatataaccaaacggagacgccttgtctgtaattttctgtacaaaacagtctgcggatttttgcgggggaggggcgaGTCAAATGTCTACTTAAC is a window of Cydia amplana chromosome 21, ilCydAmpl1.1, whole genome shotgun sequence DNA encoding:
- the LOC134657934 gene encoding protein 4.1 homolog isoform X3 produces the protein MYGVDLHPAKDSENVDITLGVCSSGLLVHREKLRINRFAWPKILKISYKRHNFYVKLRPGEFEQFESTVGFKLVNHRAAKKLWKTCVEHHTFFRLMSPEPPPKGTLFPRLGSKYRYSGRTLYQTHGAAPQRTQPHFARTLSSRQLSSRSMDALAAEEKASTLPPEAAKRHTMPPQPVPRPPAKDKLRRASKGTVSVSSASSIEGEYLADRGEKKPPPGAVKVMPTPEKKEEKKVVESKPAENGTDTASDPGVTNNVDTTPKKNKSGGFGLFGSKREKSPKEDKSPKDKSPKQKSPKDKDSKSKDPKGKVAVLDTSNESSNLDTSNEKSPEKEKPGFTKPYEYTDTEKSPSRTKPKLQGAFSYEKEPITDERQRQLNDSQSPTTRKAGLAFNYAPGEDKKVAESAEKRKTPEDPSKLKTPGIDYVQSAALKEQAKANVIDPTLALLDSERAHHEVGAPLATVIPAAAPKPENEIQVVIITGRYNSKNKKLDDANGTVLVVKGTLDKTTGKIQTEREVIDTKSGQITYTNPATGKQESKNGHVDSKTGHILFTSNVIDPKTGKLDPTLAQQYCFAEQAADKVGAKPGREVNLVVITSKYDGKHKKLDAAHGHVDVSRAVVGPDGKVSSNYGIIDSRTGKIDYIDPKTGKQEPKQAYVDQKTGNILVTTGVADPKSGKVDSSLGQQFSIVEKDATKANREVRLVVITSKYDLKSKKLDPNFAHVDAVKGVLSGTDGKIYTDYGIIDPRTGDIQVTDPKTGKQETKHAVVDPKTGNILLLSGVVDPRTGQLDTTLGQQYSIVDKPTDTFASCPGKEVQLVAVTAKYDSKNKKLDTPNGFVETSRAIISDKDGKVHTNFGILDPNTGKVHYTDQKTGKPESKQAVIDAKTGSFIVTSGVIDPKTGKTDSSLAQQLTVVDKDAPKGIPERHVNLVIITTKYDPKNKKLDLTNAHVDSIPGTVGTDDKVHTAFAVVDPNTGEITVTDPVTGKQEVKKASVDPKTGNLLLTSGVVDPKTGQIDPSLGQQISIVDKPKDKFASVPGKEVQLVVVTSKYDSKYKKLDHPNGHVETSRGIMTSDGKVHTNFGVIDPRSGKIEHVDPKTGKQEIKQAVADPKTGHLLITSGVVDPRTGKTDSSLAQQLTIVDKDAKPQEREVRLVIITSKYDPKTKKLDPNGYVDSVNGTLGPDGKVHTSFGVVDPATGEVVTIDPVTGKQDVKKATIDPKTGNLLVTSGVSDPKTGHVDPTLGQQISVVNKPKDTFTSVPGKEVQLVVITSKYDPKTKTLDNSNGHIDSSRGIKAADGRIHTNYGIIDPKTGKIECVDPKTGKTELKHATFDPKTGHLLLTSGVVDPKTGKADASLAQQLSIVDKDVKPLEREIHLVIITTKYDPKTKKIDPSQGYVDTVSGTIGPDGKIRTAIGVVDPATGEIVVTNPATGKQEVKKAQVDPSTGHMLVTSQVFDPRTGKVDPTLAQQFSIVNKTVTPHTKPASVGEIRLVIVTSKYDPRTKTVDAGAGTIDASKGYVSAEDGKIHTDFGIIDPRSGQILYRDPLTGKQELKQADIDPKTGNFIVTTAVVDPKTGKVDPSFAQQLTIVDKQNVLAKAPLSVSPMRQTPSPVKTPASTPVHTPLQSPVSKSSPIISQVQRTSPTVATIPKTPPAKPTTAPPAPPRRKIVKIMVIFTRIDPKTKKPDLHTAEVEHLTGILDPNGVVETKYGVIDINKGTIVATDSAGQQQQRNGVILPETGQIFINSGAIDPKTGKVDPNLGMILSVTKQDDPVVDITAITGPIDPATRKVDIDNSTVELTKGKVDAETGHISTKYGVIDPSNEVIFVTDTLGGQDKKSISIDENTGLITLTGVADPKTGKVDPKLGQLIVVGTHIDPVVEVTTFVGKVDSKKGLIEPKHSVIESTTGQFNPDTNKIDTKYGQIDLVKGTVTYNDPKTGKLESKEVKVDPVTGQLLLRSGQVNPKSGKPDKDIGRLICLRIIQTKVDPVSGKQIVSNEPKNVKVDPKTNQIWTAGPKDPTTGDIMYTAGQIDPVTGYIITIYGRLDPKTGNIVRAHEIDRSLIKVDPISGQIYTATGQVDEDNQPLYSASQVDPSTGEIYTKVSKIDPKTGRLVIVKIYIITQKDEKGRVKEVDPKECTIDETTGRIITTKTVYLYQIIDPITGETIDVDPDDPRLKGARTTVTQTMTLSGKIDPVTGRIKTEYGDIDPDTGDIDPSTAVRDPVTGQLILHYSQIDPSHFEDKSGNYTIEKETQDLPATIDIQKVNTHKFSTFGKDESPVRGDEPKTFTEFTTSEHITHQGYVSSNTPLSSKIPVSQRAKKTPTPPVVVKTTTKQLLTKNDDGVTHNVEQEVENLGTGEVTFSTHTNKEPGSYRTTTTTSVMGNAPFGSMVHGATTKTTTSAGEPEETTINEDGEIVSSQTISSKTRTVETITYKTERNGVVETRVEQKITIQSDGDPIDHDRALAEAIQEATAMNPDMTVEKIEIQQQSTQP
- the LOC134657934 gene encoding protein 4.1 homolog isoform X2, giving the protein MSPEPPPKGTLFPRLGSKYRYSGRTLYQTHGAAPQRTQPHFARTLSSRQLSSRSMDALAAEEKASTLPPEAAKRHTMPPQPVPRPPAKDKLRRASKGTVSVSSASSIEGEYLADRGEKKPPPGAVKVMPTPEKKEEKKVVESKPAENGTDTASDPGVTNNVDTTPKKNKSGGFGLFGSKREKSPKEDKSPKDKSPKQKSPKDKDSKSKDPKGKVAVLDTSNESSNLDTSNEKSPEKEKPGFTKPYEYTDTEKSPSRTKPKLQGAFSYEKEPITDERQRQLNDSQSPTTRKAGLAFNYAPGEDKKVAESAEKRKTPEDPSKLKTPGIDYVQSAALKEQAKANVIDPTLALLDSERAHHEVGAPLATVIPAAAPKPENEIQVVIITGRYNSKNKKLDDANGTVLVVKGTLDKTTGKIQTEREVIDTKSGQITYTNPATGKQESKNGHVDSKTGHILFTSNVIDPKTGKLDPTLAQQYCFAEQAADKVGAKPGREVNLVVITSKYDGKHKKLDAAHGHVDVSRAVVGPDGKVSSNYGIIDSRTGKIDYIDPKTGKQEPKQAYVDQKTGNILVTTGVADPKSGKVDSSLGQQFSIVEKDATKANREVRLVVITSKYDLKSKKLDPNFAHVDAVKGVLSGTDGKIYTDYGIIDPRTGDIQVTDPKTGKQETKHAVVDPKTGNILLLSGVVDPRTGQLDTTLGQQYSIVDKPTDTFASCPGKEVQLVAVTAKYDSKNKKLDTPNGFVETSRAIISDKDGKVHTNFGILDPNTGKVHYTDQKTGKPESKQAVIDAKTGSFIVTSGVIDPKTGKTDSSLAQQLTVVDKDAPKGIPERHVNLVIITTKYDPKNKKLDLTNAHVDSIPGTVGTDDKVHTAFAVVDPNTGEITVTDPVTGKQEVKKASVDPKTGNLLLTSGVVDPKTGQIDPSLGQQISIVDKPKDKFASVPGKEVQLVVVTSKYDSKYKKLDHPNGHVETSRGIMTSDGKVHTNFGVIDPRSGKIEHVDPKTGKQEIKQAVADPKTGHLLITSGVVDPRTGKTDSSLAQQLTIVDKDAKPQEREVRLVIITSKYDPKTKKLDPNGYVDSVNGTLGPDGKVHTSFGVVDPATGEVVTIDPVTGKQDVKKATIDPKTGNLLVTSGVSDPKTGHVDPTLGQQISVVNKPKDTFTSVPGKEVQLVVITSKYDPKTKTLDNSNGHIDSSRGIKAADGRIHTNYGIIDPKTGKIECVDPKTGKTELKHATFDPKTGHLLLTSGVVDPKTGKADASLAQQLSIVDKDVKPLEREIHLVIITTKYDPKTKKIDPSQGYVDTVSGTIGPDGKIRTAIGVVDPATGEIVVTNPATGKQEVKKAQVDPSTGHMLVTSQVFDPRTGKVDPTLAQQFSIVNKTVTPHTKPASVGEIRLVIVTSKYDPRTKTVDAGAGTIDASKGYVSAEDGKIHTDFGIIDPRSGQILYRDPLTGKQELKQADIDPKTGNFIVTTAVVDPKTGKVDPSFAQQLTIVDKQNVLAKAPLSVSPMRQTPSPVKTPASTPVHTPLQSPVSKSSPIISQVQRTSPTVATIPKTPPAKPTTAPPAPPRRKIVKIMVIFTRIDPKTKKPDLHTAEVEHLTGILDPNGVVETKYGVIDINKGTIVATDSAGQQQQRNGVILPETGQIFINSGAIDPKTGKVDPNLGMILSVTKQDDPVVDITAITGPIDPATRKVDIDNSTVELTKGKVDAETGHISTKYGVIDPSNEVIFVTDTLGGQDKKSISIDENTGLITLTGVADPKTGKVDPKLGQLIVVGTHIDPVVEVTTFVGKVDSKKGLIEPKHSVIESTTGQFNPDTNKIDTKYGQIDLVKGTVTYNDPKTGKLESKEVKVDPVTGQLLLRSGQVNPKSGKPDKDIGRLICLRIIQTKVDPVSGKQIVSNEPKNVKVDPKTNQIWTAGPKDPTTGDIMYTAGQIDPVTGYIITIYGRLDPKTGNIVRAHEIDRSLIKVDPISGQIYTATGQVDEDNQPLYSASQVDPSTGEIYTKVSKIDPKTGRLVIVKIYIITQKDEKGRVKEVDPKECTIDETTGRIITTKTVYLYQIIDPITGETIDVDPDDPRLKGARTTVTQTMTLSGKIDPVTGRIKTEYGDIDPDTGDIDPSTAVRDPVTGQLILHYSQIDPSHFEDKSGNYTIEKETQDLPATIDIQKVNTHKFSTFGKDESPVRGDEPKTFTEFTTSEHITHQGYVSSNTPLSSKIPVSQRAKKTPTPPVVVKTTTKQLLTKNDDGVTHNVEQEVENLGTGEVTFSTHTNKAESLEPMETGKSPYVTARAVTTRTATTHHDLDTKAKTQQMEEKTVAHTLTSSATRQEQRVLTQEVKTMVTTGDKHQITRRGSESSISSGDSGTPIDFEEGAGEGHYYTTEPGSYRTTTTTSVMGNAPFGSMVHGATTKTTTSAGEPEETTINEDGEIVSSQTISSKTRTVETITYKTERNGVVETRVEQKITIQSDGDPIDHDRALAEAIQEATAMNPDMTVEKIEIQQQSTQP